From Methylopila sp. M107, a single genomic window includes:
- a CDS encoding alpha-hydroxy acid oxidase, protein MSDDRDDLRSHLAGSGAPDRRAFIQFLASSPLLTSAGVSTLVGALTAGGGALAQSYDVLRAPASKVGDVIDSPEQALNVMDFEPAAKKALPPAHYGYLASGVDGDETLRANHEAFSKIRIRTRRLIDVRKIDTSITILGQTYNSPIMLAPVSSQGAFNPEAEGAVARAAKVQGHGMILSTVGSTSIEDVTKDRGAPVWYMLYPTDDWNVTEALVKRAEAAGAPAIVLTVDRQGGRNTETLFRLPRDDTRDCKMCHGGGFANEVSRKPMFDDLDVSKVNNLYGTGMTWEFVDRLRKIVKGKLVLKGIVTHEDAKESLNHGVDALIVSNHGGRAEESLEATIDALPEVVKAVDGKIPVLIDGGFRRGTDVLKGLALGASAVCIGRPYCWGLAAFGQPGVEAVLKIMQREFETIMRQVGAVKISEITSEDVTRG, encoded by the coding sequence GTGTCCGACGATCGCGACGACCTCCGCTCCCACTTGGCCGGTTCGGGGGCGCCCGACCGGCGCGCCTTCATCCAGTTCCTCGCGTCGAGCCCGCTGCTGACCTCCGCCGGCGTCAGCACGCTGGTTGGCGCGCTCACCGCGGGCGGGGGCGCGCTGGCGCAGAGCTATGACGTGCTGCGCGCGCCGGCCTCCAAGGTCGGCGACGTCATCGACAGCCCCGAACAGGCGCTCAACGTCATGGACTTCGAACCGGCCGCCAAGAAGGCGCTGCCGCCGGCGCATTACGGCTATCTCGCGAGCGGCGTCGACGGCGACGAGACTCTGCGCGCGAACCATGAGGCGTTCTCAAAGATCCGCATCCGGACCCGGCGGCTGATCGACGTCCGCAAGATCGACACCAGCATCACCATCCTCGGGCAGACATACAACAGCCCGATCATGCTGGCGCCGGTCTCGAGCCAGGGGGCGTTCAATCCGGAAGCCGAAGGCGCGGTGGCGCGAGCGGCGAAGGTGCAGGGTCACGGCATGATCCTGTCGACGGTCGGGAGCACCTCGATCGAGGACGTCACCAAGGATCGCGGCGCGCCGGTCTGGTACATGCTCTACCCGACCGACGACTGGAACGTCACCGAGGCGCTGGTGAAGCGCGCGGAGGCGGCGGGCGCGCCCGCCATCGTGCTGACCGTCGACCGGCAGGGCGGCCGCAACACCGAGACGCTGTTCCGTCTGCCCCGCGACGACACCCGCGACTGCAAGATGTGCCACGGCGGCGGCTTCGCGAACGAGGTCAGCCGCAAGCCGATGTTCGACGATCTCGACGTGTCGAAGGTCAACAACCTCTATGGCACCGGCATGACGTGGGAGTTTGTCGACCGCTTGCGCAAGATCGTGAAGGGCAAGCTGGTGCTGAAGGGCATCGTGACCCATGAGGACGCCAAAGAGTCGCTCAACCACGGCGTCGACGCGCTGATCGTCTCGAACCATGGCGGCCGCGCGGAGGAGAGCCTCGAGGCGACGATCGACGCGCTGCCCGAGGTGGTGAAGGCGGTCGACGGCAAGATCCCGGTGCTGATCGACGGCGGTTTCCGGCGCGGCACGGACGTGCTGAAGGGGCTGGCGCTCGGCGCGAGCGCCGTCTGCATCGGGCGGCCCTATTGCTGGGGCCTCGCCGCCTTCGGCCAGCCGGGCGTCGAGGCGGTGCTGAAGATCATGCAGCGCGAG